GTCATGTCCAGGACAACCTGCATCCCTTGGTTCTTTTCAGAGGCTCCCCCATCTGGCTTCCCTGTATACACTTGCAAGTTCCACGTGTATGATGAAGCAGCATCACAGGCAGCCAGCCCAGATCATGATTCCATATTTTGTGGGTTTAGACGGTATGTACTGCCTGAAGGGGCAGCTGCCAACAAAAGGCATAAGCTGCTCATCAACAGTAACTTTGGGCCCAGGGTTGTAAAACAGGGGAAGGCGGTCCACCCACTTgtcccacactgacctgattgtagctagcttgtctctctgccatcgagctggtctggtgtctcgATTATCCTGGAAATAATGTGGAATTTTTCCAGAGACATTGTTGCATGGAAAAGTTCTCTGACAGTTCAAATCAcaccaaatgttatttgtcacatgcgccgaatgcaaaaggtgtagtagaccttacagtgaaatgcttactaaacAACAATgctttaacttttttttttaactgttaagtaaaaaatagatatgtaaaaaatagaaaataaaagtaacaaataattaaacagcagcagtaaaataacaatagcgaggctatatacagggcagtaccagtacagagtcaatgtgcactggTTATTCAAGGtaaatgaggtaatatgtatatgttggatggcaggaagcttggctccagtgatgtactgggccgtacacactaccgtctgtagtgccttgcagtcagaggctgagcagttgccataccaggtagtgatgcaaccagcTGTAGAAACCTTTGAGGACAtatgccaaaccttttcagtcgcctgagggggaataggctttgccgtgccctcttcacgactgtcttggtgtgcttggaccatgttcgtttgttggtgatgtggacaccaataaacttgaaactctcaacctgcttcactgcAGCCCCATCGAGGAGAATGGGGGCgcgctcagtcctccttttcctgtagtccacaatcatctcctttgtcttgatcacgttgagggagaggttgttgtcctggcaccacactgccagttctctgacctcctccctgattgttggtgatcaggcctaccactgttgtcattggaaaacttgatgatggtgttggagtcgtgcctgtccATGCAGTCAGTTTCTGCATCCCACAAGGATTCTGTGGATTCCCCATTGGATCTGAAAACACCAGCAAGGATAGGAACACCAAAGTATGCATGTACATGAGTTTGGTcaatctccttccatctctcgtCAAAAACACGCCTTCCCTCTGAATTTTGACAATGTATCGAAGTAATGTATCGAAATAATGTATTATAATAACATTGTGCAGGTTCCCGCAAGACACTGTGTAGTTAGTTTCACATACTACAAAGGGTAAAGAGTGTGAGAAAAGcgaaagacaggcagacaggcagggttCTTGGTGttatgttgaaacagcaggcccagggaggaggaagacaggcagacaggcagggttCTTGGTGttatgttgaaacagcaggcccagggaggaggaagacaggcagacaggcagggttCTTGGTGttatgttgaaacagcaggcccagggaggaggaagacaggcagacaggcagggttCTTGGTGttatgttgaaacagcaggcccagggaggaggaagacaggcagacaggcagggttCTTGGTGttatgttgaaacagcaggcccagggaggaggaagacaggcagacaggcagggttCTTGGTGttatgttgaaacagcaggcccagggaggaggaagacagaatCCAGTGGACCCGAACACCACCACATATGTAATATAAATGTGTAGGAGGGTGCACAGTGTGCACTcaatgaaaatgtgttatttgacatgttcttcacagaaaatgagCCAAGGCCAATGAGTCTCAGGTTGAAAAAAGTATTCATTGTATCATTTTTCTTttagtaaacattgaaaatgtGTCCCACAAACCTGAACACCACATAAGGGTTAagtatgatggaggccactgtgttcaatGTTGgatccttcaatgctgcagaaatgtgttggtacctttccccagatctgtgcctcaaaacaatcctgtctcagagctctacggacaactccttcgacctcatggtttgatttttgctctgacatgcactttcaactgtgtgaccttacaGTATATAGACAGGTGCCTTTCCaattcatgtccaatcaatttaatcaatttaatTCATTGGTCTCCAATgaacttgtagaaacatctctatgattatcaatggaaacagaatgtgcctgagctaaattttgagtctgatagcaaagggtctgaataattatgtaaataaggtatttctgtttttaattttcaCAAATTGTAATAAATTCTGAAAACTTGTGTTGATATTAATGaggatttgtttatttatttaatccattttagaataaggttgtaaagtAACTAAATGTAGACAAAAggaaacggtctgaatactttccgaatgtactgtatacCGTAAGAAGTCAGTACCCaagcatttaatttaattttactaggcaagtcagttaagaacaaattcttattttcaatgacagcctatggacagtgggttaactgcctgttcaggggcagaacaaccttgtcagctcggggattcgaacttgcaacctttcggttactaggccaacgctctaaccactaggctaccctgccaccccacagCATAACTAATTAGAGATGGGTTTTATTCAGTACTGTAAAACATTTGCATTCTATTATCATTATCATGAGATAATCCCAATTCCCTCTGAAAGTCGTTAAAACACTCTCTCCAATTATTACTGTTCACAATTACTGTTTGTTATCACTGTCGAAAAAGACAAGCATAAAGAAAACTATATGTTATATAAGATATCATACATCTACTGTAGGACACAAGTGAGACTAGCACACTGAAAACCTAATGTAATCTAATATTGATGAGTTATTTATGTCATTGTGCGGATTATCAAAGGTGACACGGGAAAACAATGAGCACCAATTAGCAAAGCTATGCAAGAGCTCATTTGCAGATGCCAGCAGCATAGTTTACATATAAATGCTAATATTTGAAAGTCAAATTAAATTTGAAAAGGCTTTTAATAACTGTTAATTAACTACACTCATTTTTTGTTTTTCCCCTTGACAAACTTGAATCGAGTGAAACATTCGGCAGGGCTCGTATTTAACATTTCGGACCACAAAGATACATTTCAAAGCTTTGAGTTATGCTTTTGATGTGGGTTTTCTCTGTAGATTATATATTATTTTAAGATCCCTTTGTTTAAAAATTCATTTTTAATATCCCTGCATAAAATGCATGCCAATTCCCTACATAACCAACCATCGGTGCAATTAACATCTTCGATCGAGCTCATATTCCTGATAATTAATACAGACTCAGTGGATCCCCTGTGATCGCTCGCAGGGTTTGACTCTTCCACAGCATCCCGTTCATTTACAGAATGAGTTTCATCCTAATGAAAATGAAATGTGAAACTTTAATGAACAGTTCTCAACAGTCATGATAATAAAAACTACGAAACAACACCAAGTCCAGCTCAACATAGCCAGCCCACTGAGCATGTGTAGCGACATCAAACCAATTAAGACTGATGATAAATATTAACACTAGTGGGTATTGAGACACCATGACTGGAAAGCCAAGCTGAAAACAAGTGTATGTGAACGCAATCAACATTAAAACTGTGTTGCAGCGCTGCAGAGCAATGATAGAGATTTATACAAATCACTAGAATGGATCTGTCTGTGGGATTGAACAAGGCACTGGTATCACTTTTAACAGTTTATATAAGAATAGATACAGGCTACCTTTGTGTGAATATTGCAGGAGACATTTCAAAATGTCCACTGTTATTTGCATGAAAAGGGTCCTGACAATTCAGAATTTCTGGTTGCAGATTGCGATCGTAATAAATTATAATTTATATAGTACACATAGATTTTTTCAAAGGTCAAAATGTTATTCGTTTAGCCTGCTGTAGTAGCAGTTCTTCTTTGCGATGTAAGTCACCTTGTTGTTTTTCAGCTCTCACTCCACCAGTCACAAGTGGAAACATGATGGGAAACAAGAGAAGCGTTTTAGAAGTGGCCTCTAAAATTGTGTCTGTACATCATGAACACGTAGGGTTAGCTTCCTCATGGGAGGCCCAAAGTGCTTTCACAACATCTTTGAACACGGGCTTGAGTATGGAGGCAGACAGAGGGGTCATGGGCTTGGGTATGGAGGCAGACAGAGGGGTCATGGGCTTGGGTATGGAGGCAGACAGAGGGGTCATGGGCTTGGGTATGGAGGCAGACAGTGGGGTCATGGGCTTGGGTATGGAGGCAGACAGTGGGGTCATGGGCTTGGGTATGGAGGCAGACAGAGGGGTCATGGGCTTGGGTATGGAGGCAGACAGAGGGGTCATGGGCTTGGGTATGGAGGCAGATAGTGGGGTCATGGGCTTGGGTATGGAGGCAGACAGAGGGGTCATGGGCTTGGGTATGGAGGCAGACAGAGGGGTCATGGGCTTGGGTATGGAGGCAGATAGTGGGGTCATGGGCTTGGGTATGGAGGCAGACAGAGGGGTCATGGGCTTGGGTATGGAGGCAGACAGAGGGGTCATGGGCTTGGGTATGGAGGCAGACAGAGGGGTCATGGGCTTGGGTATGGAGGCAGACAGAGGGGTCATGGGCTTGGGTATGGAGGCAGACAGAGGGGTCATGGGCTTGGGTATGGAGGCAGATAGTGGGGTCATGGGCTTGGGTATGGAGGCAGACAGTGGGGTCATGAGCTTGGGTATGGAGGCAGACAGTGGGGTCATGGGCTTGGGTATGGAGGCAGATAGTGGGGTCATGGGCTTGGGTATGGAGGCAGATAGTGGGGTCATGGGCTTGGGTATGGAGGCAGACAGTGGGGTCATGGGCTTGGGTatggaggcagacagagggatCATGGGCTTGGGTATGGAGGCAGACAGTGGGGTCATGGGCTTGGGTATGGAGGCAGACAGTGGGGTCATGGGCTTGGGTATGGAGGCAGACAGAGGGGTCATGGGCTTGGGTATGGAGGCAGACAGAGGGGTCATGGGCTTGGGTATGGAGGCAGATAGTGGGGTCATGGGCTTGGGTATGTAGGCAGACAGAGGGGTCATGGGCTTGGGTATGGAGGCAGACAGAGGGGTCATGGGCTTGGGTATGGAGGCAGATAGTGGGGTCATGGGCTTGGGTATGGAGGCAGACAGAGGGGTCATGGGCTTGGGTATGGAGGCAGACAGAGGGGTCATGGGCTTGGGTATGGAGGCAGACAGAGGGGTCATGGGCTTGGGTATGGAGGCAGACAGAGGGGTCATGGGCTTGGGTATGGAGGCAGACAGAGGGTCATGGGCTTGGGTATGGAGGCAGATAGTGGGGTCATGGGCTTGGGTATGGAGGCAGACAGTGGGGTCATGAGCTTCGGTATGGAGGCAGACAGTGGGGTCATGGGCTTGGGTATGGAGGCAGATAGTGGGGTCATGGGCTTGGGTATGGAGGCAGATAGTGGGGTCATGGGCTTGGGTATGGAGGCAGACAGTGGGGTCATGGGCTTGGGTATGGAGGCAGACAGAGGGGTCATGGGCTTGGGTATGGAGGCAGATAGTGGGGTCATGGGCTTGGGTATGGAGGCAGACAGAGGGGTCATGGGCTTGGGTATGGAGGCAGACAGAGGGGTCATGGGCTTGGGTATGGAGGCAGATAGTGGGGTCATGGGCTTGGGTATGGAGGCAGACAGAGGGGTCATGGGCTTGGGTATGGAGGCAGACAGAGGGGTCATGGGCTTGGGTATGGAGGCAGACAGAGGGGTCATGGGCTTGGGTATGGAGGCAGACAGAGGGGTCATGGGCTTGGGTATGGAGGCAGACAGAGGGGTCATGGGCTTGGGTATGGAGGCAGATAGTGGGGTCATGGGCTTGGGTATGGAGGCAGACAGTGGGGTCATGAGCTTCGGTATGGAGGCAGACAGTGGGGTCATGGGCTTGGGTATGGAGGCAGATAGTGGGGTCATGGGCTTGGGTATGGAGGCAGATAGTGGGGTCACAGGCTTGGGTATGGAGGCAGTGGGGTCATGAGCTTCGGTATGGAGGCAGACAGTGGGGTCATGGGCTTGGGTATGGAGgcagagagtggggtcatgggCTTGGGTATGGAGGCAGATAGTGGGGTCATGGGCTTGGGTATGGAGGCAGACAGTGGGGTCATGGGCTTGGGTATGGAGGCAGATAGTGGGGTCACGGGCTTGGGTATGGAGGCAGATAGTGGGGTCACGGGCTTGGGTATGGAGGCAGATAGTGGGGTCACGGGCTTGGGTATGGAGGCAGATAGTGGGGTCACGGGCTTGGGTATGGAGGCAGATAGTGGGGTCACGGGCTTGGGTATGGAGGCAGATAGTGGGGTCATGGGCTTGAGTATGGATGCAGACAGTGGGGTCACGGGCTTGTGTATGGATGCAGACAATGGGGTCACAGGCTTGAGTGTGGATGCAGATAGTGGGGTCACAGGCTTGAGTGTGGATGCAGACAGTGGGGTTATGGGCTTGGGTATGGATGCAGACAGTGGGGTCACAGGCTTGTGTATGGATGCAGACAGTGGGGTCACAGGCTTGAGTATGGATGCAGACAATGGGGTCACAGGCTTGAGTGTGGATGCAGATAGTGGGGTCACAGGCTTGAGTGTGGATGCAGACAGTGGGGTTATGGGCTTGGGTATGGATGCAGACAGTGGGGTCACAGGCTTGAGTATGGATGCAGACAATGGGGTCACAGGCTTGAGTGTGGATGCAGATAGTGGGGTCACAGGCTTGAGTGTGGATGCAGACAGTGGGGTTATGGGCTTGGGTATGGATGCAGACAGTGGGGTCACAGGCTTGGGTATGGATGCAGACAGTGGGGTCACAGGCTTGAGTATGGATGCAGACAATGGGGTCACAGGCTTGAGTGTGGATGCAGATAGTGGGGTCACGGGCTTGTGTATGGATGCAG
This sequence is a window from Oncorhynchus keta strain PuntledgeMale-10-30-2019 chromosome 14, Oket_V2, whole genome shotgun sequence. Protein-coding genes within it:
- the LOC127907086 gene encoding uncharacterized protein LOC127907086, encoding MTPLSASIPKPMTPLSASIPKPMTPLSASIPKPMTPLSASIPKPMTPLSASIPKPMTPLSASIPKPMTPLSAYIPKPMTPLSASIPKPMTPLSASIPKPMTPLSASIPKPMTPLSASIPKPMTPLSASIPKPMIPLSASIPKPMTPLSASIPKPMTPLSASIPKPMTPLSASIPKPMTPLSASIPKLMTPLSASIPKPMTPLSASIPKPMTPLSASIPKPMTPLSASIPKPMTPLSASIPKPMTPLSASIPKPMTPLSASIPKPMTPLSASIPKPMTPLSASIPKPMTPLSASIPKPMTPLSASIPKPMTPLSASIPKPMTPLSASIPKPMTPLSASIPKPMTPLSASIPKPMTPLSASIPKPMTPLSASIPKPMTPLSASILKPVFKDVVKALWASHEEANPTCS
- the LOC127907087 gene encoding uncharacterized protein LOC127907087; this translates as MTPLSASIPKPMTPLSASIPKLMTPLSASIPKPMTPLSASIPKPMTPLSASIPKPMTPLSASIPKPMTPLSASIPKPMTPLSASIPKPMTPLSASIPKPMTPLSASIPKPMTPLSASIPKPMTPLSASIPKPMTPLSASIPKPMTPLSASIPKPMTPLSASIPKPMTPLSASIPKPMTPLSASIPKPMTPLSASIPKLMTPLSASIPKPMTPLSASIPKPMTLCLPPYPSP